The following coding sequences lie in one Vespula pensylvanica isolate Volc-1 chromosome 7, ASM1446617v1, whole genome shotgun sequence genomic window:
- the LOC122630405 gene encoding Werner Syndrome-like exonuclease: MNTSRTNEVLTEEKILRRSPRFLSSNHEENKEKESTIEKEPDIQSLSSIVFKGRINYANNFHDCAQICDDIIQEIEKYKDDIIPIGFDLEWPFSFQTGSGKTALAQICLNESVCHLLHIYYLEKLPAAFVILLSHPKVKLVGVNVKNDIWKLGRDFTDFPAGKVVEENCIECGTYANKILNRSNRWSLEKLTAYLLKKKIDKNPEVRRSKWHIHPLSKAQKIYAATDAYVSLLTYLSIQEKFNEKEMLAC, from the exons ATGAATACTAGTCGTACA AATGAAGTCTTGACtgaagaaaagattttaagaAGATCACCAAGATTTCTTTCCTCTAATCACGAG gaaaataaagaaaaagaatcgactATAGAAAAAGAACCTGATATTCAGTCTTTATCATCAATTGTGTTTAAAGGAAGAATTAATTACGCCAATAATTTTCATGATTGTGCCCAAATTTGTGACGATATTAT ACAggagattgaaaaatataaagacgATATTATACCGATAGGCTTTGATTTAGAATGGCCATTTAGTTTTCAAACAGGAAGTGGAAAAACTGCATTAGCACAGATTTGTCTTAATGAATCTGTTTGTCATcttttgcatatatattatttagagAAGTTACCAGCAGCTTTTGTTATACTCTTGAGCCATCCAAAAGTAAAACTTGTAGGTGTTAAtgttaaaaa TGATATTTGGAAACTTGGTAGAGATTTTACAGATTTTCCAGCAGGAAAGGTTGTCGAGGAAAATTGTATTGAATGTGGTACATATGCAAATAAGATTCTAAATCGTTCCAATCGTTGGAGTTTAGAAAAGTTGACTGCTTATTTG ttaaaaaaaaaaattgataaaaatcctGAAGTAAGAAGAAGCAAATGGCATATTCATCCTTTAAGCAAAgcacaaaaaatatatgcagCAACAGATGcctat GTATcattacttacttatttatcaattcaagaaaagtttaatgaaaaagaaatgttggCATgttaa
- the LOC122630812 gene encoding negative elongation factor D isoform X1, which yields MESDYDEDRSGWGDEMGRNTDECGGEDTFDNPQEVLNECLDKFKTADYIMEPGIFTQLKRYFQAGGNPEQVIELLSKNYTACAQMANLLAEWLILAGVKVTDVQAMVENNLKDMILKTFDPKKADKIFTEEGETPAWLTEMIQHPTWRSLIYRLAEEYPDCLMLNFTIKLISDAGFQGEITSISTAAQQIEVFSRVLKTAIAGFLQNTENWQSSIQECAKMVCHGQHTYVYSQVLLQILAQESRGGFMMKRLSQEITKCAQQNRHDVTPITMALNGAASSPAACQALASMLSRNTLNPADITVLFRNYSAAEPPSIELLRNPQFLELLVDALFKPGVKVNPEHKSKYIYLLAYAASVCEVSAKKGNTRKVNKDELKTTIQAIEKVHNICNINKGSTELIAELQTLYQCIRFPVVSVGVIRWVECTVTEPSYFKLCTEHCPVHLALLDEVVVCHSLLHPKVLQLLVQLFESKQDELEILVQLEMKKMLIDRMVNLLSRDCVVPVVCYIKQCWQRGDTDVSLIRYFVTEVLEAIAPPYTAEFVQLFLPMVEDEEITGTMRGDNDNDLVSEFIVHCKAHCPVVR from the exons ATGGAGTCAGATTATGATGAAGACCGTAGTGGTTGGGGTGATGAAATGGGACGAAACACTGATGAATGCGGAGGCGAAGATACATTTGATAACCCACAAGAAGTTTTAAATGAATGtttagataaatttaaaacagCTGATTACATAATGGAACCTGGGATTTTTACACAATTGAAAAG gtaTTTTCAAGCAGGTGGCAATCCAGAACAagttatagaattattatcaaaaaattatactgCATGTGCACAAATGGCAAATCTCCTTGCTGAATGGCTTATTCTTGCAGGAGTAAAAGTTACAGATGTGCAGGCAAtggtagaaaataatttaaaagatatgaTTTTGAAAACATTTGATCCAAAAAAAGCTGATAAAATTTTCacagaagaaggagaa ACACCTGCTTGGTTAACTGAGATGATTCAACATCCCACTTGGAGGTCGCTTATTTATAGGCTAGCTGAAGAATATCCTGATTGTTTAATGCTAAATTTTACTATAAAG ctcATATCTGATGCTGGTTTTCAAGGAGAAATTACAAGTATCTCTACAGCTGCACAACAAATAGAAGTATTTTCTCGTGTTTTAAAAACAGCAATTGCTGGGTTTTTACAAAATACAGAGAACTGGCAATCTAGTATTCAGGAATGTGCT AAAATGGTATGTCATGGCCAACATACTTATGTTTATAGTCAAGTATTATTGCAAATTCTTGCACAAGAATCTAGAGGTGGATTTATGATGAAAAGACTTTCTcaagaaattacaaaatgtGCTCAAcagaa tCGACATGATGTTACTCCTATCACAATGGCTCTCAATGGAGCAGCAAGTAGCCCTGCAGCATGTCAAGCATTGGCATCTATGTTATCACGAAATACTTTAAATCCTGCAGATATTACAgtattatttcgtaattacTCTGCAGCGGAGCCTCCATCAATTGAATTACTTCGTAATCCTCAATTTTTgg AACTGTTAGTAGATGCACTATTTAAACCTGGAGTAAAAGTAAATCCTGAACATAAatcaaaatacatatatttattagctTATGCTGCCAGTGTATGTGAAGTTTCAGCTAAAAAGGGTAATACCCGTAAAGTTAATAAAGATGAGCTAAAGACCACTATTCAAGCAATTGAAAAAGTTCATAATATATGCAACATTAATAAAGGCTCTACTGAACTTATAGCAGAACTACAAACTCTTTATCAATGCATACg GTTTCCTGTCGTAAGTGTTGGAGTGATTAGATGGGTCGAATGTACTGTTACAGAACCATCATATTTTAAACTATGTACTGAACACTGTCCTGTTCACCTTGCTTTGCTTGATGAAGTTGTTGTTTGTCATTCTTTATTACATCCAAAAGTATTACAACTTCTTGTACAATTATTTGAAAGCAAGCAGGATGAACTTGAAATACTTGTACaa ttggaaatgaaaaaaatgttaatagaCAGGATGGTTAATTTATTGAGCCGTGATTGTGTAGTTCCAGTAGTgtgttatataaaacaatgcTGGCAGCGTGGTGACACAGATGTCTCCTTGATTCGATATTTTGTTACTGAA GTATTGGAAGCAATTGCACCTCCTTATACAGCTGAGTTTGTGCAATTGTTTTTGCCGATGgtagaagatgaagaaattaCAGGTACTATGCGTGGAGATAATGACAATGATCTTGTTTCTGAATTCATAg TACACTGTAAAGCACATTGCCCTGTTGTAAGATGA
- the LOC122630816 gene encoding protein stunted-like isoform X1, with translation MSAWRQAGLNYINYSQIAARLVRQALKSDIRAEAQKRDEVNVKFTQWKDGKPITEKY, from the exons ATGTCGGCGTGGAGACAAGCAGGATTGAA ttatataaattattctcaaaTTGCTGCCAGACTTGTTAGACAAGCTCTGAAGAGTGATATTAGAGCAGAAGCTCAAAAACGTGATGAAGTTAACGTAAAATTTACTCAATGGAAGGATGGAAAACCAAtca ctgagaaatattaa
- the LOC122630816 gene encoding protein stunted-like isoform X2 has protein sequence MSAWRQAGLNYINYSQIAARLVRQALKSDIRAEAQKRDEVNVKFTQWKDGKPIKKQ, from the exons ATGTCGGCGTGGAGACAAGCAGGATTGAA ttatataaattattctcaaaTTGCTGCCAGACTTGTTAGACAAGCTCTGAAGAGTGATATTAGAGCAGAAGCTCAAAAACGTGATGAAGTTAACGTAAAATTTACTCAATGGAAGGATGGAAAACCAAtca AAAAACAGTAA
- the LOC122630812 gene encoding negative elongation factor D isoform X2, protein MVENNLKDMILKTFDPKKADKIFTEEGETPAWLTEMIQHPTWRSLIYRLAEEYPDCLMLNFTIKLISDAGFQGEITSISTAAQQIEVFSRVLKTAIAGFLQNTENWQSSIQECAKMVCHGQHTYVYSQVLLQILAQESRGGFMMKRLSQEITKCAQQNRHDVTPITMALNGAASSPAACQALASMLSRNTLNPADITVLFRNYSAAEPPSIELLRNPQFLELLVDALFKPGVKVNPEHKSKYIYLLAYAASVCEVSAKKGNTRKVNKDELKTTIQAIEKVHNICNINKGSTELIAELQTLYQCIRFPVVSVGVIRWVECTVTEPSYFKLCTEHCPVHLALLDEVVVCHSLLHPKVLQLLVQLFESKQDELEILVQLEMKKMLIDRMVNLLSRDCVVPVVCYIKQCWQRGDTDVSLIRYFVTEVLEAIAPPYTAEFVQLFLPMVEDEEITGTMRGDNDNDLVSEFIVHCKAHCPVVR, encoded by the exons AtggtagaaaataatttaaaagatatgaTTTTGAAAACATTTGATCCAAAAAAAGCTGATAAAATTTTCacagaagaaggagaa ACACCTGCTTGGTTAACTGAGATGATTCAACATCCCACTTGGAGGTCGCTTATTTATAGGCTAGCTGAAGAATATCCTGATTGTTTAATGCTAAATTTTACTATAAAG ctcATATCTGATGCTGGTTTTCAAGGAGAAATTACAAGTATCTCTACAGCTGCACAACAAATAGAAGTATTTTCTCGTGTTTTAAAAACAGCAATTGCTGGGTTTTTACAAAATACAGAGAACTGGCAATCTAGTATTCAGGAATGTGCT AAAATGGTATGTCATGGCCAACATACTTATGTTTATAGTCAAGTATTATTGCAAATTCTTGCACAAGAATCTAGAGGTGGATTTATGATGAAAAGACTTTCTcaagaaattacaaaatgtGCTCAAcagaa tCGACATGATGTTACTCCTATCACAATGGCTCTCAATGGAGCAGCAAGTAGCCCTGCAGCATGTCAAGCATTGGCATCTATGTTATCACGAAATACTTTAAATCCTGCAGATATTACAgtattatttcgtaattacTCTGCAGCGGAGCCTCCATCAATTGAATTACTTCGTAATCCTCAATTTTTgg AACTGTTAGTAGATGCACTATTTAAACCTGGAGTAAAAGTAAATCCTGAACATAAatcaaaatacatatatttattagctTATGCTGCCAGTGTATGTGAAGTTTCAGCTAAAAAGGGTAATACCCGTAAAGTTAATAAAGATGAGCTAAAGACCACTATTCAAGCAATTGAAAAAGTTCATAATATATGCAACATTAATAAAGGCTCTACTGAACTTATAGCAGAACTACAAACTCTTTATCAATGCATACg GTTTCCTGTCGTAAGTGTTGGAGTGATTAGATGGGTCGAATGTACTGTTACAGAACCATCATATTTTAAACTATGTACTGAACACTGTCCTGTTCACCTTGCTTTGCTTGATGAAGTTGTTGTTTGTCATTCTTTATTACATCCAAAAGTATTACAACTTCTTGTACAATTATTTGAAAGCAAGCAGGATGAACTTGAAATACTTGTACaa ttggaaatgaaaaaaatgttaatagaCAGGATGGTTAATTTATTGAGCCGTGATTGTGTAGTTCCAGTAGTgtgttatataaaacaatgcTGGCAGCGTGGTGACACAGATGTCTCCTTGATTCGATATTTTGTTACTGAA GTATTGGAAGCAATTGCACCTCCTTATACAGCTGAGTTTGTGCAATTGTTTTTGCCGATGgtagaagatgaagaaattaCAGGTACTATGCGTGGAGATAATGACAATGATCTTGTTTCTGAATTCATAg TACACTGTAAAGCACATTGCCCTGTTGTAAGATGA
- the LOC122630815 gene encoding transmembrane emp24 domain-containing protein eca — protein MLKQRSIIFLLFCVFFEYGTGLYFHIGETERKCFIEEIPDETKVLVHYKVELYDPRSDGFMQSSPGIGMHVEIRDPDDKPILSRVYSSEGRIAFTSHTPGEHVICLYSNSTAWFGGTQLRVHLDIQVGEQAIDYANVAQKEKLSELQLRIRQLIDQVEQITKEQNYQRYREERFRQTSESTHRRVFWWSLSQTVILLIMGAWQMRHLKYFFEAKKLV, from the exons ATGTTAAAACAAcgaagtattatttttctccttttctgcGTTTTTTTTGAATATGGAACtggattatattttcatatcggTGAAACCGAACGAAAATGTTTCATTGAAGAAATTCCTGATGAGACGAAAGTATTAG TTCATTATAAGGTGGAACTATATGATCCAAGAAGCGATGGATTCATGCAAAGTAGTCCTGGAATTGGTATGCATGTTGAAATTCGAGATCCTGATGATAAACCTATTCTTTCAAGAGTATACAGTTCTGAAGGAAGAATTGCCTTTACCTCACATACACCTGGAGAACATGTTATCTGTTTGTATTCGAACAGTACTGCATGGTTTGGTGGCACACAACTg agAGTACATTTAGATATTCAAGTAGGGGAGCAAGCGATTGATTATGCTAACGTAgcacagaaagaaaaattatctgaATTGCAATTAAGAATTCGCCAACTTATAGATCAAGTTGAACAAATAAccaaagaacaaaattatcaACGA taTCGAGAAGAACGTTTCAGACAAACATCAGAAAGTACTCATCGTCGTGTATTTTGGTGGTCTCTTAGTCAAACagtcattttattaattatgggTGCTTGGCAAATGAGAcatcttaaatatttttttgaagcAAAAAAATTagtctaa
- the LOC122630406 gene encoding putative lipoyltransferase 2, mitochondrial, with product MQTNIVKVLRTGRLKYGPSVKLQKILSDLHFKQLNNETCNTLLLVEHDPVYTVGIRNKNYTEEDEKKLKNLGAEFFKTDRGGLITFHGPGQLVAYPILNLKQFKPSIKWYVCQIEQMIIRLCAEFNILGKTSPDTGVWVNEKKICAIGIHGSRYITTHGLALNCNTDLTWFDHIVPCGIEGKGVTSISKELNRNITIEDVLPTFQNVFQEMFQCSLVQYPPNEASELLRSIKNCI from the coding sequence ATGCAAACTAATATCGTTAAAGTATTACGAACAGGAAGACTGAAATATGGTCCTAGTGTAAAACTTCAAAAAATACTTTCTGATTTACATTTTAAGCAACTAAATAATGAAACTTGTAATACGTTATTGCTTGTTGAGCATGATCCCGTGTATACTGTAGGAATTCGGAATAAAAACTATacagaagaagatgaaaaaaagttaaaaaatcttggtgcagaattttttaaaacagaCAGAGGTGGTCTTATAACGTTTCATGGACCAGGACAATTAGTAGCATATcctattttaaatttaaaacaatttaaacCTAGCATTAAGTGGTATGTTTGTCAGATAGAACAAATGATTATACGCCTATGTgctgaatttaatatattaggAAAAACTTCGCCAGACACCGGAGTTTGggttaatgaaaagaaaatttgcgcGATTGGTATTCATGGTAGTCGCTACATTACTACACATGGGTTAGCTTTGAATTGTAATACAGATTTAACTTGGTTTGATCACATTGTTCCATGTGGCATCGAAGGCAAAGGAGTTACTAGCATTAGTAAAGAacttaatagaaatataacaaTCGAAGATGTATTACCTACATTTCAAAATGTATTTCAAGAAATGTTTCAATGTTCTTTAGTTCAATATCCACCTAATGAAGCGTCAGAATTACTtcgaagtataaaaaattgtatataa